A genomic window from Nocardioides rotundus includes:
- the arc gene encoding proteasome ATPase, translating into MSAPEDRPEDRAALLDQVRFLEAEVSSLRRRLSDAPGSARGLELRLAETQRSLSAVTAQNERLAQTLREARDQITRLKEEVDRLAQPPAGFGTFLSRNEDDSLDVWTGGRKLRVSASPAVDLDALVPGQEIMLNEALNVVSALEFERVGEVVMFKELLADGERALVIANADEEKVVRLAQPLIGQSLRAGESLLMDGRASYVYERVPKSEVEELVLEEVPDIEYESIGGLINQIDQIRDAVELPYLHPDLFKEHQLKPPKGVLLYGPPGCGKTLIAKAVANSLAKKVAAKTGQEGKSYFLNIKGPELLNKYVGETERHIRLVFQRAREKASEGTPVIVFFDEMDSLFRTRGSGVSSDVENTIVPQLLSEIDGVELLENVLVIGASNREDMIDPAILRPGRLDVKIKIERPDAESARDIFSKYLTPDLPLHADDLAEFGGDRTATADGMIQATVERMYSESDDNRFLEVTYANGDKEILYFKDFNSGAMIQNIVDRAKKMAIKDHLEHDSHGLRVQHLLRACLDEFKENEDLPNTTNPDDWARISGKKGERIVFIRTLISGKEGSEPGRSIDTVANTGQYL; encoded by the coding sequence ATGTCCGCACCCGAAGATCGACCCGAGGACCGGGCCGCCCTGCTGGACCAAGTGCGCTTCCTGGAGGCCGAGGTGTCCAGCCTCCGACGCCGCCTCAGCGACGCCCCCGGGTCCGCGCGCGGCCTGGAGCTCCGGCTCGCGGAGACCCAGCGCTCGCTGTCCGCGGTCACCGCCCAGAACGAGCGGCTGGCCCAGACCCTCCGCGAGGCGCGCGACCAGATCACCCGGCTCAAGGAGGAGGTCGACCGGCTGGCCCAGCCGCCCGCCGGCTTCGGCACCTTCCTCAGCCGCAACGAGGACGACTCGCTGGACGTGTGGACCGGCGGCCGCAAGCTGCGGGTCAGCGCCAGCCCGGCGGTCGACCTGGACGCCCTGGTGCCCGGCCAGGAGATCATGCTCAACGAGGCGCTCAACGTCGTCTCGGCGCTGGAGTTCGAGCGGGTCGGCGAGGTGGTGATGTTCAAGGAGCTGCTCGCCGACGGCGAGCGGGCCCTGGTGATCGCCAACGCCGACGAGGAGAAGGTCGTCCGGCTCGCGCAGCCGCTGATCGGCCAGTCGCTCCGCGCCGGCGAGTCCCTGCTGATGGACGGCCGCGCCTCCTACGTCTACGAGCGCGTGCCCAAGTCCGAGGTCGAGGAGCTGGTGCTCGAGGAGGTCCCCGACATCGAGTACGAGTCGATCGGCGGGCTGATCAACCAGATCGACCAGATCCGCGACGCGGTCGAGCTGCCCTACCTGCACCCCGACCTGTTCAAGGAGCACCAGCTCAAGCCGCCCAAGGGCGTGCTGCTCTACGGCCCTCCCGGCTGCGGCAAGACGCTGATCGCCAAGGCGGTGGCGAACTCGCTGGCCAAGAAGGTCGCGGCCAAGACCGGCCAGGAGGGAAAGTCCTACTTCCTCAACATCAAGGGCCCCGAGCTGCTCAACAAGTACGTCGGCGAGACCGAGCGGCACATCCGGCTGGTCTTCCAGCGGGCCCGCGAGAAGGCGTCGGAGGGCACGCCGGTCATCGTGTTCTTCGACGAGATGGACTCGCTCTTCCGCACCCGCGGCTCCGGGGTGTCCTCCGACGTGGAGAACACCATCGTCCCGCAGCTGCTCAGCGAGATCGACGGCGTCGAGCTGCTGGAGAACGTGCTGGTCATCGGCGCCTCCAACCGCGAGGACATGATCGACCCGGCGATCCTGCGGCCCGGCCGGCTGGACGTGAAGATCAAGATCGAGCGGCCCGACGCCGAGTCGGCCCGGGACATCTTCAGCAAGTACCTCACGCCCGACCTGCCGCTGCACGCCGACGACCTCGCCGAGTTCGGCGGCGACCGCACGGCCACCGCCGACGGGATGATCCAGGCGACCGTCGAGCGGATGTACTCCGAGTCCGACGACAACCGCTTCCTCGAGGTCACCTACGCCAACGGCGACAAGGAGATCCTCTACTTCAAGGACTTCAACTCCGGCGCGATGATCCAGAACATCGTGGACCGGGCGAAGAAGATGGCGATCAAGGACCACCTCGAGCACGACTCGCACGGCCTGCGGGTGCAGCACCTGCTGCGGGCCTGCCTGGACGAGTTCAAGGAGAACGAGGACCTGCCCAACACCACCAACCCCGACGACTGGGCGCGGATCTCGGGCAAGAAGGGCGAGCGGATCGTCTTCATCCGGACCCTGATCAGCGGCAAGGAGGGCAGCGAGCCCGGTCGCTCCATCGACACGGTGGCCAACACCGGGCAGTACCTCTGA
- a CDS encoding tRNA (adenine-N1)-methyltransferase, whose product MHRGPLRPGEWVRLTDQKGRRHNFELVPGKRFFSSRGHIEHDDLIGREEGFSIGSSAGGEYLVLRPLLSEFVVSMPRGAAVVYPKDAAQIVAMADIYPGARVVEAGVGSGALTCSLLRAVGPLGRVRSFERREEFADVARRNVRQFFGVAEDGPDHPAWSLTIGDLAEELPRSEEPADRVILDMLAPWECVDAVADALTPGGIVCVYVATTTQLSRIVETLRVHGGFTEPQAWESLVRDWHVEGLAVRPGHKMIGHTAFLVTARRMAPGERAPRKKRRPAPGAYGPDYTGPRPDDVPTDPAE is encoded by the coding sequence GTGCACCGCGGCCCGCTGCGGCCCGGCGAGTGGGTGCGCCTCACCGACCAGAAGGGGCGCCGGCACAACTTCGAGCTCGTGCCCGGCAAGCGGTTCTTCTCCAGCCGCGGCCACATCGAGCACGACGACCTGATCGGCCGGGAGGAGGGCTTCAGCATCGGCTCCTCCGCCGGTGGGGAGTACCTCGTGCTGCGGCCGCTGCTCTCGGAGTTCGTGGTCTCGATGCCGCGCGGCGCCGCCGTGGTCTACCCCAAGGATGCCGCCCAGATCGTCGCGATGGCCGACATCTACCCCGGCGCCCGGGTGGTCGAGGCGGGCGTGGGGTCCGGCGCGCTCACCTGCTCGCTGCTGCGGGCGGTCGGGCCGCTGGGTCGGGTCCGCTCCTTCGAGCGGCGCGAGGAGTTCGCCGACGTGGCCCGGCGCAACGTCCGCCAGTTCTTCGGGGTCGCCGAGGACGGTCCCGACCACCCCGCATGGAGCCTCACCATCGGCGACCTCGCCGAGGAGCTGCCCCGCTCCGAGGAGCCCGCCGACCGGGTGATCCTCGACATGCTCGCGCCGTGGGAGTGCGTCGACGCGGTCGCGGACGCACTCACCCCCGGCGGGATCGTGTGCGTGTACGTCGCCACCACGACCCAGCTCTCCCGGATCGTGGAGACCCTGCGGGTGCACGGCGGCTTCACCGAGCCCCAGGCTTGGGAGTCGCTGGTCCGCGACTGGCACGTCGAGGGCCTCGCGGTGCGGCCCGGCCACAAGATGATCGGGCACACCGCGTTCCTCGTCACCGCCCGCCGGATGGCGCCGGGCGAGCGGGCGCCCCGGAAGAAGCGGCGCCCGGCCCCGGGGGCCTACGGTCCCGACTACACCGGGCCGCGCCCGGACGACGTACCGACCGACCCCGCGGAGTGA
- a CDS encoding site-2 protease family protein, whose translation MSAPERSAAEPPASPRPRPPGSLRIGSIAGADVLVSSSWFLFAGLIAILLAPQVEAEMPGLGVWRYAVGLLYAVVFYLAVLLHEASHAFVARHYGFRVESITLHFLGGMTAVDGEARTPRQEFWIAVVGPLTSLAIGFGALAVLQVLPPRGLLPLIVGGLFISNIAIGILNLVPGLPLDGGRVLKAGVWQVSGSPHRGTVAAGWGGRVTAVLVLLWPLLMQEWLGWTPTLVTWLVAAMVAMFLWVGATAAMASARLRSKLPSLVARNLARRTVAVPGDLAIAESVRRAQGEQAGAIVTTASDGRPTGLVNETALAAVPDDRRPWMPVSSVARTLEQDLTLPVDIGGEDLIKAMGRRPAEEYLLVEPDGRIYGVLATADVDRAFREH comes from the coding sequence GTGTCCGCCCCCGAACGCTCGGCCGCCGAACCACCGGCGTCACCTCGGCCTCGTCCCCCCGGGTCCCTGCGCATCGGGTCGATCGCGGGCGCCGACGTGCTCGTCTCCTCCAGCTGGTTCCTCTTCGCCGGGCTCATCGCGATCCTCCTGGCCCCGCAGGTGGAGGCCGAGATGCCCGGCCTGGGCGTGTGGCGGTACGCCGTGGGGCTGCTCTATGCGGTCGTGTTCTACCTCGCCGTGCTGCTGCACGAGGCCTCGCACGCGTTCGTGGCCCGGCACTACGGCTTCCGGGTGGAGAGCATCACCCTGCACTTCCTGGGCGGGATGACCGCGGTGGACGGTGAGGCGCGGACCCCGCGCCAGGAGTTCTGGATCGCCGTGGTCGGGCCGCTGACCTCCCTGGCGATCGGCTTCGGTGCCCTCGCGGTGCTGCAGGTCCTCCCGCCGCGCGGCCTGCTGCCGCTCATCGTCGGCGGGCTGTTCATCAGCAACATCGCGATCGGCATCCTCAACCTGGTGCCGGGCCTGCCGCTCGACGGCGGCCGGGTGCTCAAGGCGGGGGTCTGGCAGGTCTCCGGCAGCCCGCACCGCGGCACCGTCGCCGCCGGCTGGGGCGGTCGCGTCACAGCGGTCCTGGTGCTGCTCTGGCCGCTGCTGATGCAGGAGTGGCTGGGCTGGACGCCGACGCTGGTCACCTGGCTGGTGGCCGCCATGGTCGCGATGTTCCTGTGGGTCGGCGCGACCGCCGCCATGGCCTCGGCGCGGCTGCGCAGCAAGCTCCCGTCCCTCGTGGCCCGCAACCTGGCCCGGCGCACCGTCGCCGTCCCCGGCGACCTGGCCATCGCGGAGTCGGTACGCCGCGCCCAGGGGGAGCAGGCCGGCGCGATCGTGACCACCGCCTCCGACGGCCGCCCGACCGGCCTGGTCAACGAGACCGCGCTGGCCGCCGTACCGGACGACCGGCGTCCCTGGATGCCGGTCTCGAGCGTCGCGCGCACCCTCGAGCAGGACCTCACGCTGCCGGTGGACATCGGCGGCGAGGACCTGATCAAGGCGATGGGCCGGCGACCCGCGGAGGAGTACCTGCTCGTGGAGCCGGACGGTCGCATCTACGGTGTCCTCGCCACCGCCGACGTCGACCGAGCCTTCCGGGAGCACTGA
- a CDS encoding RecB family exonuclease, which produces MTSSPLPGASRPEPASGGSPAEGRGRPVDGVEVLGALSPSRAADFLTCPLLYRFRTIDRLPEPPSADATRGTLVHKVLEDLFDLPAAERTPEQAREMLSPAWSTLLEAEPELAEMFGGEGPDVAMWMRTCRQVLDRYFTLEDPRRLEPAERELYVEALLDSKLLLRGFVDRLDEAPDGALRVVDYKSGRSPGVGFEAKALFQMKFYALVLWRTRGVVPAVLQLVYLGNGEILRYVPDEQDLRATERKVEAIWRAIRVAEDSGDWRPRESALCSWCAHQALCPAKGGTPPPLPVADLPTPSA; this is translated from the coding sequence ATGACGTCATCGCCCCTGCCTGGTGCCTCCCGGCCCGAGCCGGCGTCGGGCGGGTCCCCGGCCGAGGGGCGCGGGCGTCCGGTGGACGGCGTCGAGGTGCTGGGCGCGCTGTCCCCGAGCCGGGCGGCCGACTTCTTGACCTGCCCGCTGCTCTACCGGTTCCGCACCATCGACCGGCTCCCGGAGCCGCCCTCGGCCGACGCGACCCGCGGGACACTGGTGCACAAGGTGCTGGAGGACCTCTTCGACCTGCCGGCGGCCGAGCGCACCCCCGAGCAGGCGCGGGAGATGCTGTCCCCCGCCTGGTCGACCCTGCTGGAGGCCGAGCCCGAGCTGGCGGAGATGTTCGGCGGTGAGGGCCCGGACGTCGCGATGTGGATGCGGACCTGCCGACAGGTGCTCGACCGCTACTTCACCCTGGAGGACCCGCGCCGGCTCGAGCCGGCCGAGCGCGAGCTCTACGTCGAGGCGCTGCTGGACTCCAAGCTGCTGCTCCGCGGGTTCGTCGACCGCCTCGACGAGGCTCCCGACGGGGCGCTCCGGGTGGTCGACTACAAGAGCGGCCGCAGTCCCGGGGTCGGGTTCGAGGCCAAGGCGCTGTTCCAGATGAAGTTCTACGCCCTCGTCCTGTGGCGCACCCGGGGCGTCGTGCCCGCGGTGTTGCAGCTGGTCTATCTCGGCAACGGGGAGATCCTGCGCTACGTCCCCGACGAGCAGGACCTGCGAGCCACCGAGCGCAAGGTCGAGGCGATCTGGCGGGCGATCCGGGTCGCCGAGGACAGCGGCGACTGGCGGCCCCGGGAGAGCGCGCTGTGCTCCTGGTGCGCGCACCAGGCGCTGTGCCCCGCGAAGGGCGGCACTCCCCCGCCGCTGCCGGTCGCCGACCTCCCCACGCCGTCGGCCTGA
- a CDS encoding ABC transporter ATP-binding protein, with the protein MPTKPEASLGTEPVVELDDLEVHYQLGGSALSRLFGIGGRTVKAVDGVSLQLRRGEVLGLVGESGSGKTTLGRSLLGLAPATQGSITYHGAEGTAEVSTMKGAPLRRLRTDIQMVFQDPHAALNPAMNIETAVGHPLKIHGIASGDELRRRVVDVLEKVGLSPAEQYLEKYPSDLSGGQKQRAVIARAIVLDPQVLVADEPVSALDMSVRSKILQLMLDLKRDLGLTYVYITHDLASAKFFCDRVAIMYLGRVVEIGPTEEIFAHPRHPYTRALLEAIPEPDPERMVPRDLPRGEIPDAAQPPLGCSFHPRCPVATQDCGWESRDLRVALEDHWTRQDPEVYERESRLVGDLDRLDTPSTDAVIRTSDPAATRDLLERIRAEQPDDPFWRGVRAIDTGSGEVTVRFHQPVDPGLRPVGDVEVACVLYGDQPGRRTDEDTPPAP; encoded by the coding sequence TTGCCGACGAAGCCTGAGGCGAGTCTCGGCACCGAGCCGGTCGTCGAGCTGGACGACCTGGAGGTGCACTACCAATTGGGCGGCAGCGCGCTGTCCCGCCTCTTCGGGATCGGCGGCCGCACCGTCAAGGCCGTGGACGGCGTCTCACTGCAGCTGCGCCGCGGCGAGGTGCTCGGCCTGGTGGGGGAGTCGGGATCGGGCAAGACCACGCTCGGGCGCTCCCTGCTCGGGCTGGCGCCCGCGACGCAGGGGTCGATCACCTACCACGGCGCCGAGGGGACCGCGGAGGTCTCCACGATGAAGGGCGCCCCGCTGCGGCGGCTGCGCACCGACATCCAGATGGTCTTCCAGGACCCGCACGCCGCGCTCAACCCGGCGATGAACATCGAGACCGCCGTCGGCCACCCGTTGAAGATCCACGGCATCGCGTCCGGCGACGAGCTGCGCCGCCGCGTGGTCGACGTACTGGAGAAGGTCGGGCTCTCCCCGGCCGAGCAGTACCTGGAGAAATACCCCTCCGACCTCTCCGGCGGCCAGAAGCAGCGCGCGGTGATCGCCCGGGCGATCGTGCTCGACCCCCAGGTGCTGGTCGCTGACGAGCCGGTCTCGGCGCTGGACATGAGCGTGCGGTCGAAGATCCTGCAGCTGATGCTCGACCTCAAGCGGGATCTGGGGCTGACCTACGTCTACATCACCCACGACCTGGCCAGCGCGAAGTTCTTCTGCGACCGGGTGGCGATCATGTACCTGGGCCGCGTCGTCGAGATCGGCCCCACCGAGGAGATCTTCGCCCACCCGCGGCACCCGTACACCAGGGCGCTGCTCGAGGCGATCCCCGAGCCGGACCCGGAGCGGATGGTGCCCCGCGACCTGCCGCGCGGCGAGATCCCGGACGCCGCCCAGCCGCCGCTGGGCTGCTCCTTCCACCCGCGGTGCCCGGTGGCGACCCAGGACTGCGGGTGGGAGTCGCGGGACCTGCGGGTCGCGCTGGAGGACCACTGGACCCGCCAGGACCCGGAGGTCTACGAGCGGGAGAGCCGCCTGGTCGGCGACCTGGACAGGCTGGACACGCCCTCCACCGACGCCGTGATCCGCACCAGCGACCCGGCCGCCACCCGCGACCTGCTCGAGCGGATCCGGGCCGAGCAGCCCGACGACCCGTTCTGGCGGGGCGTCCGCGCGATCGACACGGGCTCGGGCGAGGTCACGGTGCGCTTCCACCAGCCCGTCGACCCCGGGCTCCGGCCGGTCGGCGACGTCGAGGTCGCGTGCGTCCTGTACGGCGACCAGCCGGGCCGCCGTACCGACGAGGACACCCCGCCCGCCCCCTGA
- a CDS encoding ABC transporter ATP-binding protein, with amino-acid sequence MRRQRKELVDQDRVYDGPVIEAEDLRVWYGSARGPVRAVDGVSFELRKGEILGLVGESGSGKSTLGRGLLGLLPDGAKMDGTLLFQGEDLLALPRKELFARRGSQLGMIFQEPLTRLNPVLRISDHFRETLKVHHPDLDRAEMDRRALDVLRVMGIPPTRYTAYPHEFSGGMRQRLMIALALVLRPAFVVADEPTTALDVLVEAQIIRILQNLKNEYDTSMLLITHNLGIVAEACDRVAVMYAGRIVEIGDARTVFADPQHPYTRELLRSTISLSTTGLNYIPGSPPDLVDPPSGCAFHPRCPDAMAICGRERPGDRKLPNGSRVECWAADLAAGVVDLSEADRTPMPREEISVADEA; translated from the coding sequence ATGAGGCGGCAGCGCAAGGAGTTGGTCGACCAGGACCGGGTGTACGACGGCCCGGTGATCGAGGCCGAGGACCTCCGGGTCTGGTACGGCAGCGCCCGCGGCCCGGTGCGGGCCGTCGACGGCGTGAGCTTCGAGCTCCGCAAGGGCGAGATCCTCGGGCTGGTCGGCGAGTCCGGCTCCGGCAAGTCGACCCTGGGGCGCGGTCTGCTCGGGCTGCTGCCCGACGGCGCGAAGATGGACGGGACGCTGCTCTTCCAGGGGGAGGACCTGCTGGCGCTGCCCCGCAAGGAGCTCTTCGCCCGCCGCGGCTCCCAGCTCGGGATGATCTTCCAGGAGCCGCTGACCCGGCTGAACCCGGTCCTACGGATCTCCGACCACTTCCGCGAGACGCTCAAGGTGCACCACCCCGACCTGGACAGGGCCGAGATGGACCGGCGGGCGTTGGACGTGCTCCGGGTCATGGGCATCCCGCCGACCCGCTACACGGCGTACCCCCACGAGTTCTCCGGCGGCATGCGGCAGCGGCTGATGATCGCGCTCGCGCTGGTGCTGCGCCCGGCGTTCGTGGTCGCCGACGAGCCGACCACCGCGCTGGACGTGCTGGTCGAGGCGCAGATCATCCGGATCCTGCAGAACCTGAAGAACGAGTACGACACCTCGATGCTGCTGATCACCCACAACCTGGGGATCGTGGCCGAGGCCTGCGACCGGGTGGCGGTGATGTATGCCGGCCGGATCGTCGAGATCGGCGACGCGCGCACCGTCTTCGCAGACCCCCAGCACCCCTACACCCGCGAGCTGCTGCGCTCGACCATCTCGCTGTCCACCACCGGGCTGAACTACATCCCGGGCTCTCCGCCGGACCTGGTCGATCCGCCATCCGGCTGTGCCTTCCACCCGCGCTGCCCCGACGCGATGGCGATCTGCGGTCGTGAGCGCCCGGGCGACCGGAAGCTGCCCAACGGATCCCGGGTCGAGTGCTGGGCCGCGGACCTGGCGGCGGGAGTGGTCGACCTGTCCGAGGCCGACCGGACCCCGATGCCGAGAGAGGAGATCTCCGTTGCCGACGAAGCCTGA
- a CDS encoding ABC transporter permease — MLRRLLAPFRETTGVARWLLLTGVVITLVYVLFALFAPWIAPYDFNQRSVDGVKFPKMAPPSGEHWLGTNDQFYDVLSRVIWGARTALQVILLSVLLTVVIGVPLGIVSGFIGGWLDRLLVFVMDALYAFPSLLLAIVFAFLLRGPLGGGVVAAALSLTVVYIPQYFRVVRNTTVAAREATYVEAARAIGAKNGTIMSRYLFGNVIQSVPVIGTLNAADALGTLAALGFLGLGIQPTEAAEWGYDLSRALDDTSAGIWWTGLFPGLAIVFLVTALTLVGEGLNETVNPTLRKRRIRKVEFPKNEPTTALVEGDPR, encoded by the coding sequence ATGCTGCGCAGGCTCCTCGCCCCGTTCCGGGAGACCACCGGCGTCGCCCGCTGGCTGCTGCTCACCGGCGTGGTGATCACCCTCGTCTACGTGCTCTTCGCGCTGTTCGCTCCCTGGATCGCGCCGTACGACTTCAACCAGCGCAGTGTCGACGGGGTGAAGTTCCCCAAGATGGCGCCGCCGAGCGGCGAGCACTGGCTGGGCACGAACGACCAGTTCTACGACGTGCTGTCCCGGGTGATCTGGGGCGCCCGCACGGCGCTGCAGGTCATCCTCCTCTCCGTCCTGCTGACGGTGGTGATCGGCGTGCCGCTGGGCATCGTGTCCGGCTTCATCGGCGGCTGGTTGGACCGGCTACTGGTCTTCGTGATGGACGCGCTCTACGCCTTCCCGTCGCTGTTGCTGGCGATCGTCTTCGCCTTCCTGCTCCGCGGTCCGCTGGGCGGGGGCGTGGTCGCGGCGGCCCTGTCGCTCACCGTGGTCTACATCCCGCAGTACTTCCGGGTCGTGCGCAACACCACGGTGGCGGCGCGGGAGGCGACGTACGTCGAGGCCGCCCGCGCGATCGGCGCGAAGAACGGCACGATCATGAGCCGCTACCTGTTCGGGAACGTGATCCAGTCGGTGCCGGTGATCGGCACCCTCAACGCCGCGGATGCCCTGGGCACCCTGGCGGCGCTGGGCTTCCTCGGTCTGGGCATCCAGCCCACCGAGGCGGCCGAGTGGGGGTACGACCTCAGCCGCGCGCTGGACGACACCTCGGCCGGCATCTGGTGGACCGGGCTGTTCCCGGGCCTGGCCATCGTGTTCCTGGTGACGGCGCTGACCCTGGTCGGGGAGGGGCTGAACGAGACCGTCAACCCGACCCTGCGCAAGCGCCGGATCCGCAAGGTCGAGTTCCCCAAGAACGAGCCGACGACGGCGCTGGTGGAGGGTGATCCCCGATGA
- a CDS encoding ABC transporter permease, whose protein sequence is MSSGSGSLTRYILQRLLLIIPMIWVLLTLVFLLLRVAPGDPVTAAVGDKLSPEAIDARRAALGLDRPLIVQYLDYLGSVARFDFGTTLSDNRPVLAVIRDNGGATLSLTVGAFLIALLVGIPLGLLAGRKRDSAADVGIRLFGIFTYAAPVFWTGLLVILIAAPLGWPTFEIASPITKFEVQPVTHILLLDAIIAGNWDATIDVLKHHLLPCLTLGLLLAGVIIRLVRVNVLQALKGDYVEAARARGIPEKYVVRRHAFRNALVPVVTVVGLQVALTLSGAVLTESTFSWPGLGLELIDYITARDYAAVQGIVTFFAVVVVVVSLAVDVINAIVDPRVRY, encoded by the coding sequence ATGAGTTCCGGCTCGGGCTCTTTGACCCGCTACATCCTCCAGCGGCTGCTGCTGATCATCCCGATGATCTGGGTGCTGCTGACCCTCGTCTTCCTGCTGTTGCGCGTCGCCCCCGGCGACCCGGTGACCGCGGCCGTCGGCGACAAGCTCAGCCCCGAGGCGATCGATGCCCGCCGCGCCGCACTCGGCCTGGACCGGCCGCTGATCGTGCAGTACCTCGACTACCTCGGCTCGGTCGCCCGCTTCGACTTCGGCACCACCCTCTCGGACAACCGTCCCGTGCTGGCGGTGATCCGGGACAACGGCGGGGCCACCCTGTCGCTGACCGTCGGCGCCTTCCTGATCGCCCTGCTGGTGGGCATCCCGCTCGGGCTGCTGGCCGGGCGCAAGCGGGACAGCGCGGCCGACGTCGGGATCCGGCTGTTCGGGATCTTCACCTACGCCGCGCCGGTGTTCTGGACCGGCCTGCTGGTGATCCTGATCGCCGCACCCCTCGGCTGGCCGACCTTCGAGATCGCCTCGCCGATCACCAAGTTCGAGGTCCAGCCGGTCACCCACATCCTGCTGCTCGACGCGATCATCGCCGGCAACTGGGATGCGACGATCGACGTGCTCAAGCACCACCTGCTGCCGTGCCTGACCCTCGGCCTGCTGCTCGCGGGCGTGATCATCCGGTTGGTGCGGGTCAACGTCCTCCAGGCACTCAAGGGCGACTACGTCGAGGCCGCCCGGGCGCGCGGGATCCCGGAGAAGTACGTCGTGCGCCGGCACGCCTTCCGCAACGCGCTCGTCCCCGTCGTGACCGTGGTCGGACTCCAGGTCGCCCTCACCCTGTCCGGGGCGGTGCTCACCGAGTCCACCTTCAGCTGGCCGGGCCTGGGCCTGGAGCTGATCGACTACATCACCGCCCGGGACTACGCAGCCGTGCAGGGCATCGTCACCTTCTTCGCCGTGGTGGTGGTCGTGGTCAGCCTGGCCGTGGACGTCATCAACGCCATCGTCGACCCCCGAGTGAGGTACTGA
- a CDS encoding ABC transporter substrate-binding protein → MLRSKNTLALVAAGALTVSLAACGGQSGDSSGNGSGSGGGGEGEPWILGTTESVTSIDPAGSYDFGSWNLQYNIFEQLVTIPAGETEPVGSLAESCEYDDPQTITCTLVEGKKFTNGNEITSSDVLFSFQRNIEIADPNGSSVLLGQLSNGDEKNPTLADGAIETPDDTTVVFNLNSPDTTFLRLLSTATTSIVDEETFPADKLLADDQVVGSGPYQLEQYKAGEQATLTANPDYDGPNKPSSPQIFVQYLSEPSALKTAVESGQVDIAWRTLSPTDITDLEQGGKVDVLRGEGSEFRYWVWQLGTEVGKNKAIRQAAAQLIDRETIAQDAYDGTVTPSYSIVPPGFEGQKDSFKERYGEPSVEKAKQILEDAGVQTPVDLTLGYTPTRYGPNAVDEATELKAQLDESGLFNVTTQDAEWEEYQTAYKENAYDLFILGWYPDILDADNYLTPFLREGGFYANNYNSPKVNKLLDSELAETDTAAREKTLGEIQDIVAEDVPIIPSWNGENIAVASKQMEGVEETLDPTYIFRFWMITKQG, encoded by the coding sequence GTGTTGCGTTCGAAGAACACCCTGGCGCTCGTGGCTGCCGGAGCCCTGACGGTCTCCCTGGCCGCCTGCGGTGGCCAGTCCGGCGACAGCAGCGGCAACGGCAGTGGCAGCGGCGGAGGAGGCGAGGGAGAGCCTTGGATCCTCGGCACCACGGAGTCGGTGACCTCCATCGACCCGGCAGGGTCCTACGACTTCGGCTCGTGGAACTTGCAGTACAACATCTTCGAGCAGCTCGTGACGATCCCGGCGGGGGAGACCGAGCCGGTCGGCTCGCTGGCCGAGTCGTGTGAGTACGACGACCCGCAGACCATCACCTGCACCCTCGTCGAGGGCAAAAAGTTCACCAACGGCAACGAGATCACCTCCTCCGACGTGCTCTTCTCCTTCCAGCGCAACATCGAGATCGCCGATCCCAACGGCTCCTCGGTGTTGCTGGGCCAGCTGAGCAACGGCGATGAGAAGAACCCGACGCTGGCCGACGGCGCGATCGAGACGCCCGACGACACCACCGTCGTCTTCAACCTCAACAGCCCCGACACCACGTTCCTCCGACTGCTGTCCACGGCGACCACCTCGATCGTCGACGAGGAGACCTTCCCCGCCGACAAGCTGCTCGCCGACGACCAGGTCGTCGGCTCCGGTCCCTACCAGCTCGAGCAGTACAAGGCCGGCGAGCAGGCGACGCTGACGGCCAACCCCGACTACGACGGGCCCAACAAGCCCTCCAGCCCGCAGATCTTCGTGCAGTACCTCAGCGAGCCGTCGGCGCTGAAGACCGCCGTCGAGAGCGGCCAGGTCGACATCGCCTGGCGCACCCTGAGCCCGACCGACATCACCGACCTGGAGCAGGGCGGCAAGGTCGACGTGTTGCGCGGCGAGGGCTCGGAGTTCCGCTACTGGGTCTGGCAGCTGGGCACCGAGGTCGGCAAGAACAAGGCGATCCGCCAGGCGGCCGCCCAGCTCATCGACCGCGAGACCATCGCCCAGGACGCCTATGACGGCACCGTGACCCCGTCCTACTCCATCGTCCCCCCGGGCTTCGAGGGACAGAAGGACTCCTTCAAGGAGCGGTACGGCGAGCCCTCGGTCGAGAAGGCCAAGCAGATCCTGGAGGACGCGGGCGTCCAGACGCCGGTCGACCTCACCCTCGGCTACACGCCCACCCGCTACGGTCCGAACGCGGTCGACGAGGCCACCGAGCTCAAGGCGCAGCTGGACGAGAGCGGCCTGTTCAACGTGACCACCCAGGACGCGGAGTGGGAGGAGTACCAGACGGCGTACAAGGAGAACGCCTACGACCTGTTCATCCTGGGCTGGTACCCCGACATCCTGGACGCCGACAACTACCTCACCCCGTTCTTGCGTGAGGGCGGCTTCTACGCGAACAACTACAACAGCCCGAAGGTCAACAAGCTGCTCGACTCCGAGCTCGCGGAGACCGACACCGCCGCCCGGGAGAAGACCCTGGGCGAGATCCAGGACATCGTGGCCGAGGACGTGCCGATCATCCCGTCGTGGAACGGCGAGAACATCGCGGTCGCCTCGAAGCAGATGGAGGGCGTCGAGGAGACCCTCGACCCGACGTACATCTTCCGCTTCTGGATGATCACCAAGCAGGGCTGA